The Litoribacterium kuwaitense DNA window ACCCATGATGAACATATTTTGATGTCGAGTTCTTTCTTCATATGCCCATAAACGATTCCATTGGCATGCTATCCCAACAGTTTTCTTTCGACGAGAGCTGTCCGCAAATTAACTTGACACTCGATAAAACAAAATTTCTCTCGTCGTCTTTGACGGCTTACAAGCTACTTGACCTTTTCTTTAAATAGGTGATGTTGTTTGTCAGAAACATTGAAGCACTAGATGTGGTACACATTGCTCAAAAGGACGCTTTAACATTATCCTTGTCTTAGCTCTTGAGAATACAAAAAAACCGTAATAAGGTTCACTATTTTTAAGTGTTCCTTATTACGGTTATATTTCAAATTATCCAAACTCATATCCAGGATCATTAAATGTTTCTGTGGGAGTATCAGGATCTAAAGGGGGATCAATAGGCGGGTCAATAGGATTCATTGGAATCTGAACAATTAAGAGAGCAGTTAAAATTAATGAATAGACAAAGTTTTTCACAAGATCAAACTCCTTCTATTTAATTTAATAAGCATATTAACTATCAGTTACTTAACACCCGAATCAATGCCTTACTTTCACCAAGTGCTTTTAATTCGTTAATAGAAATTTTTTTAAAGTAGCTGTCACCCGCAAAATTGAAATGAAGAATTGATTCATAAAACATCTCTTTATCTTCAAGTACAAGTCCGCGATAATAATAATGAAATCCCTTTTGCATATCATTCAATTTTGTTTGATCCATCGAATTAAGAATATGAATACTTTTGTCTTTTTGATTATTTCTTGCGTAGTAAAAAGCAACCTCATGAATGTCAGATACATGATCATTAGAAAAATTAAGGTAGAGAGGAGGCTTAAATGAAAGGTTACTTGCAAAATTATGACTACGCTTAACTTCAGCTATAAAATGCTCATTGATCACTTTGTTATGCTCGTAAGAAAGCACTGTATTGAAATGGTGCAGTGCCTTGTCGACATCACTTATAATGTAAGTATTACCGATATGCATATGAAGAAAACAAATCAATGGCAATTGATAAGTTGTCTTCAATGTTTTAGTACCTAACTCTCTTGCTTCTTTGAGCAAAGAGAGGTGCGTATAGATGCCCGTATAGATTAGCCCCAACCTTGAAACATAAGATTGCTTTAAATAGCCTTCCTCCAGCTCATTAATGTATTTGTTTTCTAATGAGGAAAGCTGTATCACATACTTAATTAATCGCTCTCGATTGTAAACAATTATTTGAATAACTTCTCTAAATGCCTTCATTTGATACGTCTTTAAGTTCAAACTATACATTTTTTCGATCGCTAGCATACCTGGAATTTTTCTTAAACTCACCTCGAGAGCAATCGCGTATAAAGCACTCCACTCTTTTGAAGTTTCGCTAGATGCGACCGAGAGACGCTTTAGGAGATATCTTTGCAAGTCATAAAAGCGATGCACATTAGAATACTCCAAAGCCATGCGTGCTGCATTTTCATTCGGATCCAAATGTCTGCAATAGTCTTCCATATATTCGCGCTCTTTCTCCGGAAAAAGGGCACGAATGATTTTGAGAAGGCCGTGAAAATCATCTAGCTCTTGAAGAGGCTCTTCAATGAAGCGAATGAGCTCTTGTTCGTCTTTCGATTGAAGTAATGGCGTGAGACGATGTATAATCTCTGTATTCATTTGAATCTGTTGTCGAATAGCGTCTTTTAGAAGCCTCACCACTGCCCCTCCTTTTCCCTACAGTTACACTATTCGCCATTTTCTGTCATATCCCTTTTTTTTCTGTAGATTTTTTTATTTATTTTTTTTGGAAATCACTTGGTCGAACAAATGAATCATTTCTGTACCATCTGTATATTGAGCAGCAGTCCGCATACGCTCCAGATAGCCCTCTTTTTCTTTGTAAACCGCGTTTATATTTACGACCAACGAATCAGAAGTAAGCTCATCCTCTGATAAAACCGCAGCGAAGCCCTGCTTCTCGAAGGATTGCGCATTTTCCACTTGATCCCCTCTGCTCACCTTTGGAGACAACGGAATGAGCAGCATCGGTTTTTTCACAGCCAAACATTCATAAATTGTATTGGAACCTGCCCGCGAAACGACGACATCCGCTGCGGCAAGCAGGTCGTTAAATTCTGACGATACGTATTCAAATGAACAATATCCGTAACGCTGCACAGATTCGTCTACCTTTCCTTTTCCGCAAATATGAATGACATGAAAGGTATCCAGCAATGTGTCTAATGAAGCAACTATGGCCTCGTTCATTTTTTGTGAACCAGAGCTTCCACCAACGACTAAAAGCACCGGTTTTTGCGAAGATATATTACACAGCGAAAGTCCCTTCGTTCGGTTTCCTGTAAACAGAGCCGGCCTCACGATCGCTCCCGTGTGTAGCGCTTTTCCTTCTGGAAGTAAATCGACAGTTTCTGGAAACGTCACACAAATTTTTTCGCAAAAACGAAGAGCAATCTTATTCGCAAGCCCGGGAGTCCGATCTGATTCATGTAAGATCGCCGGAATCCCTAATGATTTAGCCGCGATGACGACCGGAACAGAAACAAAGCCTCCTTTTGAAAAAACAATGTCAGGACGCAGCTTCTTTAAGACCTGCCTCGCTTCCATCACCCCTTTGACGACTTTAAACGGATCTTTCCAATTGTCTTTATGTTTATACCGTCTGAGCTTACCTGTCGATACGGCGTAATAATCGACTCCTTCTTCTTCCATAATCTCTTTTTCAATACCATCTTTGGACCCGATATAGCTAATGGCGTAACCACTTTTTTTAAGTTGAGGGAATAAGGCGAGATGCGGTGTGACATGACCCGCAGTCCCTCCTCCCGTGCAAACAATATGTTTATGCAAACAAAACACCTTCTTTTTACTAAAAATATTTTTTACTAAAAATTAACCCATGAATCTTGCCAGTGAAGATTGGGTGTTAAAATCATTTGCTTTTGAAATGCCGATGCATGCTCTTTATCCTCTGAAAACAAGCTTTCTGTCAAGAAATAACCCGCATAAAAATACGGAACTTCTTGATATGTAATCGGTGGATTCATAAAACGACAACGTTCATCGCCGTCCAGGCAAGCGATGCGTATATTGCGTCCAGGAGTAAGCCCTCGATCTATACAAGCTTTTAACCCCCCTAGCAATATTGTCTGATTCCCAAATATGATGCTTCGCGGTGGCGTTTCAGAATGAAGTAACTGGATGGTTTCTTGATAACCTTCAGCGGCGCTGTTTTGCTTACACGTCACAATTGAATGAACACCTACTTTTTCGACATAACTCTTCCACGCAAAGCTATCGTCTGCTGTTAAACAGAGCGCCGTTTTGTCATTGTCTTCTTTGAGCCAGTATCGTAAAGCATATGCTTCATCAATCGTAATCTGCAATGCATCAGACCCTTCCGCTGTAAGTAGTGTCTTTTTTTCTTCGCCTCGTTTATGTCCCACACGAATGACATGAGCGCTTTCCGATGCTAACCCTTGGTGAGCACGGCTTAACGGAAGCATCATCACTTCAATACCTGCTGCTAAAGCATACTCTTCAATGCCGGCCCTTAGGCGCTGCACGTACGATGTTGAAGAATACTCATCAGGAAGGAGCAGACACAATTGACCTTCAACTAAATCGTCCTCTGTTGGACTTTCTTTTTTACTAAAATTTTTTCGGTAACCTAACTCACGAGCATACTGCCAGACTCTTGTCTTCGTTTCTTCTGTGACATGCAATGTTTCGTCTTTCTTCAACACGCGGGAGACCGTAGAAATTGATACACCTGCACGTTCAGCAATATCCTTTAGCGTAGCCATACAGCACCTTCTTTTAGTAAAGAATATGTTTTAGTAAACAATCAAAGCCGTCTTTAGTTTTTCATCACTGCCACCCATTTTACCAAAGAAAGCGACCTTGTTGTGCACATTTTATCACTTCAAGCTTACAATATAATGGAGGTTAAAGGAGGTTACGGGTCATGGATTCACCAATGAAATCTCTTGAAGACTTGCTGATGTCGCATGCGACGAAAACAGAGAAGAAGCTCATTTCACTTGCGGAAGAACTTGAATCTAAGGATGAAGTGTTTGTTGAGTTCGCTGAAAAAATCAATCAAGAAACCGGCGTGCACGTAGGAGAGTTTTTTAAGAAGCGACACGGTCACCAGCTTGATGGGTTAAGCTCAGCCCTTTCATTTCTTGACAATGAATAACAGGCCTTCCTCTTCCTACACATAAAAAGCCGATGTCTCAATTATTAAAGAAACATCGGCAGATTTTATTTATACGCAAAAAGCGCTAAACATTATTTAAACGACCGAAATTTTTGCATCACTCGCTGTTGATAAAAACGGACAGATGGACGAGAAAGATTTTTATGTTTTGCCATCAGCAGCTGATACCTTATTTCTGATTCAGAAAGCTTTGTCTGCAACATTTGTTTTTCGTCCTCATCTACACAACAAGCAAGCAAGTCCTTCATGTGTAAAATCTCTTTTTTGAGTTCCATTTCTGGTGGGAGCATCCCTGCATTTTTCAACACTTTATAGGAGGATTTTAATTCTTTTGGTACGCCATTCGCATCATCCAAAGGTAATGGTCTTCCCTTTCCAGGAAGATTAGAGAAATCGCCCTTTTTAATGGCATTGCGTATCCGTTCTTCGACGACGTCATCTAACATACCTTCGCCCTCCCTTTAGTTTACATAATATAATTATGGTGAATTTAAGAATTATCGATCGATTAAATCAAATTGATCAACATCCACTGTCCAAAAACGCTCCTCAACAAAAAACGAATATTGTTCTTTGACATCTGCAGCACCAAGATCCATATCTTTAAGTGCACTTTCCGTTTGCGACCGATGGGCCCGTAACGCTTCTAATTTAGTCTCTAAGTATTCTTTAATATGAATGACGACGTCAGCTTCCCCGATGTATCGTTCATGATTTTTAGAAAAAGCATGCGCCAAAACAACAGGACGATCCTCTTTAGGCATGTGCTGTACAGCACGCATCGTTGCAGCGCCAAGCGAATTATGATCTGGATGCACAGCATAGCCTGGATAGTGCGTCAAAATCGTATCTGGCTTTTCCTCTTTAATCACTTTCATAAGCATTGCTGCAAGTTCTTCGCGGTCTTCAAACTCAATCATTTTGTCATGCAAACCGAGCTTACGGAGGCGGGAAACGCCTAAGGCTTTACAAGCATCTTCAAGCTCTTTTTCACGAATGAGCGGCAGCGTTTCACGATTGGCAAAAATCGGTGCGCCCATATTTCTGCCCATTTGGCCAAGGGTCCCACAAGCATAAGTGACATGACCGCCTTCTTGGACATGCTTGGCAATAATACCTCCACAACCGTATGATTCGTCATCTGGATGAGGGAATACGACAAGCAGTTTTTTACTCATGGCGATCTCCCCCTTCTCCATTTCGAAAAGGTTTTTTACTTAGCTGTAAAGCAACAGCTAAACGCCCCTCTAAATTATGTCCAGCCAGTAATAACTGACCGTCCGCCTCTTCAAAATCTGTGAGGCCTTCAGAATAGAGCCAGCCCTCAGGTAGTTTAATCCCGACGCGATACGGTCCCTCTCCTTTAATAGCAGCGCGTTCAATGAAAATTTTCCCATTTCTTAAAAAGACACCCGCACTAAGGAAACCTTCATTATGGTGAGAAGCGTATGCGCCATTCGTCGTTTCCATATGAATATAAACTTGTTGCTTTTCAAAGCCTTTAAGAATCTCCTCCACTTGCACACGATCGATTGGCTTCACAAAACACCCTTCTTTCTCCCTCATTTTCTATCTATCATTTTACGCATTCCATGCGTTCATTGCAACGACCGCGCCTTTTCGGGTACAAACTTATAAAAAAACTGCCCTTCTTATAAAAAGAAAGGCAGCGAAGACGTTCACGTTTATTTCATATTGTATTTTTTCATAAAACGTTCTGCACGTCCGCCTGCATCAGCAAATTTCTGTTTGCCTGTATAGAACGGATGAGATGCAGAGCTGATCTCGACTTTAATGACTGGGTAAGTGTTCCCATCTTCCCACTCAATCGTTTCGTCTGAAGAACGAGTTGAACCAGTCAAAAACTTCTCACCGTTATTTGTGTCCATAAAAACCACTTTACGGTATTCTGGATGCGTTTCTTGTTTCATTTCTTTCACCTCCAACTAAAACGTAAGCATCATCATTGATCCCAAAAATAAATTATATCGGCCAAACTAGGAAAGATCAAGCCGAAGCTATAAACACCTTTTTCATTGTAGTTGATTTTGCAAAAGAGATCAATGGTTTAAAGGAAAAAGACTTAACAAACTGTATGCAACAGATGACTCTTCTCATTGCTGTCTTATGACCTTTTTAAACGCGCATGCTCCACTTGAATGCATCGATTCATCACAGTTTTTACTTCATGCTTCGTTAGATAATCGTACGTCTCTTGATCTTCAATTCCCAATTGCGCCCAAAAGAAAGGGAACCCGGCTTTCACTGTCTCTTCCGCTACTGAGAACAAATACTCTGGCCTTCTGAAGACGTTGACAATATCGACTGCTGATTCAATATCTAAAAGTGAGGCAACAGCAGGGACACCTAGACTTTCATCAATCGTCGGATTGACTGGAATAATGCGATAACCCTTTGCCTGCATTTCCTGAGCGACCTGATAAGATGTACGCATAGGGTTGTCTGATAGACCAACGATTGCAATGGTCTGTGCTGTCTTTAACATCTCGTTCATTTCTTCAGTAGCAATGTTCATCATAAAGATCCTGCCTCCTTTAACAATTGCGCTTCAAGTAAATATTCTCTAGCAACACCCTCTGCCGACTCGCCTTCTACTTCAACTCGATAATTCATACTTTGCATCTCTTCATCGGTAATTTGCCCACCAAGCTTGTTTAATGACTCGGCAACTTCAGGATAACGATCAACAGTTTCTTGTCGCAATAAAGGTGCGCCTTGGTAAGGTGGAAAAAGTTTTTGATTATCCTCTAAGGCGACGAGATCGAGCTTAATCATGGATGAGCTTGTAGAATATGCATCGATAACATCCACTTCCCCTTTGCGAATGGCATTTTCGCGAATGCCTGGCTCCATCGTTTCCACTGCGCTAAATTGAAACCCGTAAAGCTCCTGAATACCGAGGTAACCGTCTCCGCGATCAGCAAATTCCAAAGTAAAACCCGCCGTTAATGAAGGAGCTACGGTTGCAAGGTCGCTGATCGTCTCTAAACCCTTCTCCTCAGCGAGCGACCTTTTCATGGCGAGTGAGTATGTGTTGTTAAAAGACATTGGCGCCAAATAAACCATGTTGTACTTTTCAGCCATTCCCTTTTTTGCCTGTTCGTACACCTCTTCACGATTTGTACTTACTGCCTTCTCTTCTAAATGTGTCACGATCGCTGTACCTGTAAATTCCGGATAGACGTCAACCTCTCCGGACTGCAGTGCTGTAAAAACGAGCTCTGTTTTTCCGAATCCGGGCTTCAGCTCAACTTCTAAATCAGTGTCCTGCTCAATCAACAGTTTGTACATATGAATTAGTATTGTCGGCTCAGCTCCTAGCTTCGCGGCAGCGACGATTTTTTCTTTGCTTGAACTTCCTTGTGTTGCAGCAGTCCACCCTAGCGGAACAGTGACGATCAAAACGAGCGCTACGAGTACACTGACAAATGGTGTAATGCTGCGTGTCGACTTGCTGCGCTCAATGCTTCGGAAAATGATATCTAAGAGAATCGCAAGCAGCGCAGCAGGAACGGCTCCAAGCAAAATTAAGTAAGGATCTGCACCGCGGTCAATTCCAAGTAGTATTAAATCTCCTAAACCGCCTGCGCCAATGAGCGCAGCAATCGTTGTCGTCCCAACAATTAATACCATCGACGTCCTGATACCCGCTAAAATGACGGGAATGCTTAATGGAAATTCAACTTTTAACAGACGCCGCATTGAGTTCATTCCAAAGCCTTTCGCAGCTTCAATCAAAGAAGGGTCGACTTCCTTAATTCCGGTATAAGTATTTCTCAAGATGGGCAGCAAGCCGTAAGCGACTAAAGCGATAATCGCCGGCTGCTTCCCAATACCGACGAGCGGAATTAAAAAAGCGAGTACTGCCAAGCTCGGAATGGTTTGAATAATTGCTGCCACGGCAATGATTGGCTCAGCGATAGAAGTTCTTCGTGTTAATAAAATGCCTAATGGGACGCCTATAACAATCGCAAACAGCAGGGAAATCACAGATATTTGCAGATGCTCCCAAAGGCTTAGCCAAAATTGATCCTGACGACTAAAATAAACATCACGTATTCCAGCAAAAAAATCATTCATGCGCTTCGCTCTTCCTGTATGAATCCTTGTGCTAAATGCTTATAAGTTAAAATACCGCTTAGTTTGTCCTGATGCATGACCGGTAGCATACCATATCGCGACTCGTCCATTCGTTTTAATGCCTCGGTTAATCGCATATCGCTTGAAAGAGGCTGTATATTAACATGCTGTCCCTCTTCCAGAACGTAAAGAAATTCGTGGTCGGCATTGCTGACAAACCATATCCCGCGCTGGAATTTAGCCTGATCGACTTCATTATCCCGGATAATATGTTCAGAAGACAATGAAGGTAAGCTAGAAAGCATTTTATGTACTTGGTGTTTTGAGCCTGCTTGCGAAACGAATGACTCAACAAAATCATTTGCCGGTTGGTAAACGATGTCATTGGGTGTCCCAACCTGTTCAATGACACCTTTTTTCATAACACAAATCCGGTCACCTAGCTTCATCGCTTCATCAATATCGTGAGTGACAAACACGATTGTTTTTTGAATTTTCTGTTGTATTTCAAGAATATCATTTTGTAATTGATTGCGGCTTAAAGGATCAAGTGCGCTAAACGGTTCATCCATTAAAATGATGTTTGGATCTGCAGCAAGCGCACGTACAACACCTACTCGTTGCTGTTGGCCGCCAGATAACTCTTCAGGACGGCGGTCACGATATTGTTTCGGATCAAGTCCTACCATGTTCAAAAGTTCATCAATACGCTTTGCTGTTCGATCCTTAGACCACTTTTTCATCTCAGGGACGACCGCTATATTTTCCGCAATGGTCATATGGGGAAATAAGGCGATTTGCTGGAGAACATAACCAATATTCCAACGCAGCTCATGTAACGCATATTGACTCAGCTCTTTTCCTTCGAGTTCAATGTGACCACTTGTAGGCTCCTCCAAACGATTGATCATTTTTAATGTCGTCGTTTTTCCGCAGCCACTCGGTCCGATCAAAACGAAAAATTCCCCCTCATTAATTGTCATATCAATATCTTTTAACGCTTCTGTACCATCTTTATATTGTTTTTTCACTGTACGAAAAGAGATCACTTCATCTCCTCCTTCTCACGGATGATGCCTTAAGATTCCCGAAATAGCCGTTGTCCAAACGTTAAAAATGCAGACCTTTTCACCACTACCTATCGATATACTAATACGAAATACAGACCTTACTTTCAGTTATTTTTTAAGCGACACGATCACTCTCACCAGCATGACTTATGGAAATATATGAACGCTTAGAATTTAGTTTTCCGAGAGTGCTACAGAAGCGAGTCATGGCTTGTTCCTCTGGCACCCTTTGCTTTTCACAAAGCACAACAGGAACATAGGTTCTGTATATTATACACATGACATCATTCATATTCAACATCCACATGCCTTATTCAATGTGCAAAATCGAGTAGGAGGGAGTGACTAACTCCCGTCCTCTCACA harbors:
- a CDS encoding DnaJ family domain-containing protein, whose protein sequence is MLDDVVEERIRNAIKKGDFSNLPGKGRPLPLDDANGVPKELKSSYKVLKNAGMLPPEMELKKEILHMKDLLACCVDEDEKQMLQTKLSESEIRYQLLMAKHKNLSRPSVRFYQQRVMQKFRSFK
- the bshB2 gene encoding bacillithiol biosynthesis deacetylase BshB2; protein product: MSKKLLVVFPHPDDESYGCGGIIAKHVQEGGHVTYACGTLGQMGRNMGAPIFANRETLPLIREKELEDACKALGVSRLRKLGLHDKMIEFEDREELAAMLMKVIKEEKPDTILTHYPGYAVHPDHNSLGAATMRAVQHMPKEDRPVVLAHAFSKNHERYIGEADVVIHIKEYLETKLEALRAHRSQTESALKDMDLGAADVKEQYSFFVEERFWTVDVDQFDLIDR
- a CDS encoding LacI family DNA-binding transcriptional regulator, giving the protein MATLKDIAERAGVSISTVSRVLKKDETLHVTEETKTRVWQYARELGYRKNFSKKESPTEDDLVEGQLCLLLPDEYSSTSYVQRLRAGIEEYALAAGIEVMMLPLSRAHQGLASESAHVIRVGHKRGEEKKTLLTAEGSDALQITIDEAYALRYWLKEDNDKTALCLTADDSFAWKSYVEKVGVHSIVTCKQNSAAEGYQETIQLLHSETPPRSIIFGNQTILLGGLKACIDRGLTPGRNIRIACLDGDERCRFMNPPITYQEVPYFYAGYFLTESLFSEDKEHASAFQKQMILTPNLHWQDSWVNF
- a CDS encoding CoA-binding protein; translation: MFMMNIATEEMNEMLKTAQTIAIVGLSDNPMRTSYQVAQEMQAKGYRIIPVNPTIDESLGVPAVASLLDIESAVDIVNVFRRPEYLFSVAEETVKAGFPFFWAQLGIEDQETYDYLTKHEVKTVMNRCIQVEHARLKRS
- a CDS encoding undecaprenyldiphospho-muramoylpentapeptide beta-N-acetylglucosaminyltransferase → MHKHIVCTGGGTAGHVTPHLALFPQLKKSGYAISYIGSKDGIEKEIMEEEGVDYYAVSTGKLRRYKHKDNWKDPFKVVKGVMEARQVLKKLRPDIVFSKGGFVSVPVVIAAKSLGIPAILHESDRTPGLANKIALRFCEKICVTFPETVDLLPEGKALHTGAIVRPALFTGNRTKGLSLCNISSQKPVLLVVGGSSGSQKMNEAIVASLDTLLDTFHVIHICGKGKVDESVQRYGYCSFEYVSSEFNDLLAAADVVVSRAGSNTIYECLAVKKPMLLIPLSPKVSRGDQVENAQSFEKQGFAAVLSEDELTSDSLVVNINAVYKEKEGYLERMRTAAQYTDGTEMIHLFDQVISKKNK
- a CDS encoding ABC transporter ATP-binding protein; translation: MISFRTVKKQYKDGTEALKDIDMTINEGEFFVLIGPSGCGKTTTLKMINRLEEPTSGHIELEGKELSQYALHELRWNIGYVLQQIALFPHMTIAENIAVVPEMKKWSKDRTAKRIDELLNMVGLDPKQYRDRRPEELSGGQQQRVGVVRALAADPNIILMDEPFSALDPLSRNQLQNDILEIQQKIQKTIVFVTHDIDEAMKLGDRICVMKKGVIEQVGTPNDIVYQPANDFVESFVSQAGSKHQVHKMLSSLPSLSSEHIIRDNEVDQAKFQRGIWFVSNADHEFLYVLEEGQHVNIQPLSSDMRLTEALKRMDESRYGMLPVMHQDKLSGILTYKHLAQGFIQEERSA
- a CDS encoding type B 50S ribosomal protein L31, whose protein sequence is MKQETHPEYRKVVFMDTNNGEKFLTGSTRSSDETIEWEDGNTYPVIKVEISSASHPFYTGKQKFADAGGRAERFMKKYNMK
- a CDS encoding AimR family lysis-lysogeny pheromone receptor gives rise to the protein MRLLKDAIRQQIQMNTEIIHRLTPLLQSKDEQELIRFIEEPLQELDDFHGLLKIIRALFPEKEREYMEDYCRHLDPNENAARMALEYSNVHRFYDLQRYLLKRLSVASSETSKEWSALYAIALEVSLRKIPGMLAIEKMYSLNLKTYQMKAFREVIQIIVYNRERLIKYVIQLSSLENKYINELEEGYLKQSYVSRLGLIYTGIYTHLSLLKEARELGTKTLKTTYQLPLICFLHMHIGNTYIISDVDKALHHFNTVLSYEHNKVINEHFIAEVKRSHNFASNLSFKPPLYLNFSNDHVSDIHEVAFYYARNNQKDKSIHILNSMDQTKLNDMQKGFHYYYRGLVLEDKEMFYESILHFNFAGDSYFKKISINELKALGESKALIRVLSN
- a CDS encoding YojF family protein encodes the protein MKPIDRVQVEEILKGFEKQQVYIHMETTNGAYASHHNEGFLSAGVFLRNGKIFIERAAIKGEGPYRVGIKLPEGWLYSEGLTDFEEADGQLLLAGHNLEGRLAVALQLSKKPFRNGEGGDRHE
- a CDS encoding ABC transporter permease/substrate-binding protein, whose amino-acid sequence is MNDFFAGIRDVYFSRQDQFWLSLWEHLQISVISLLFAIVIGVPLGILLTRRTSIAEPIIAVAAIIQTIPSLAVLAFLIPLVGIGKQPAIIALVAYGLLPILRNTYTGIKEVDPSLIEAAKGFGMNSMRRLLKVEFPLSIPVILAGIRTSMVLIVGTTTIAALIGAGGLGDLILLGIDRGADPYLILLGAVPAALLAILLDIIFRSIERSKSTRSITPFVSVLVALVLIVTVPLGWTAATQGSSSKEKIVAAAKLGAEPTILIHMYKLLIEQDTDLEVELKPGFGKTELVFTALQSGEVDVYPEFTGTAIVTHLEEKAVSTNREEVYEQAKKGMAEKYNMVYLAPMSFNNTYSLAMKRSLAEEKGLETISDLATVAPSLTAGFTLEFADRGDGYLGIQELYGFQFSAVETMEPGIRENAIRKGEVDVIDAYSTSSSMIKLDLVALEDNQKLFPPYQGAPLLRQETVDRYPEVAESLNKLGGQITDEEMQSMNYRVEVEGESAEGVAREYLLEAQLLKEAGSL